Proteins found in one Vallitalea guaymasensis genomic segment:
- a CDS encoding FGGY-family carbohydrate kinase encodes MGKYVLAIDCGTQSLRGLIFDKNGKLLVKVKREFNPYYSVEPGWAEQDPNVYWNSLCEVCRQIKEDEKDVFNEIDRVVVTTQRDSCVLLGKNGEIIRPAILWMDQRKIEKPRDMTLYHKLTITTVGMMTTAKNFSLNCNAHWIQDYEPENWKKTHKYLQISGFLNYKLTHEFKDSIASQIGHIPFNYKHFRWEGKRGQKSQIFHIEREKLCDLVAPGGVIGYVVDEATNETGLKKGIPVIAGGSDKGCETLGVGCFDNYTASISLGSNASIQTTSRKYYEALRFICPFPAVIPKAYNPEIQIYRGYWMISWFKKEFAQKEVTQAKELNIAPEELLNKRLNDIPPGCDGLVFQPYWGAGAKRPEGKGAIIGFDDYHTRIHIYRAIIEGIGFGLFEGLQYIQKKSKINIQKIMVSGGGSQSDAICQITADLFNKPVYRVQTYETSGLGAAIVGYVSKGEYNSFDEAVKNMVHLKDEFLPNPANVQVYKNIYDNIYSKVYNKLKPLYKQMQK; translated from the coding sequence ATGGGAAAATATGTACTTGCAATTGATTGTGGTACACAGAGTTTAAGGGGATTAATCTTTGATAAGAACGGAAAATTACTGGTAAAAGTAAAAAGAGAATTTAACCCTTATTACTCAGTTGAGCCTGGTTGGGCTGAACAAGATCCAAATGTTTATTGGAATAGTTTATGTGAGGTTTGTAGACAGATCAAAGAAGATGAGAAAGATGTCTTCAATGAAATTGACAGAGTAGTTGTAACTACACAAAGAGATTCATGTGTTCTACTTGGTAAAAATGGTGAAATCATAAGACCTGCTATTCTATGGATGGACCAGAGGAAGATTGAAAAGCCAAGAGATATGACTCTATATCATAAGTTAACTATAACGACTGTAGGTATGATGACAACAGCTAAGAATTTTAGTCTTAACTGTAATGCTCATTGGATACAAGATTATGAACCAGAGAATTGGAAGAAAACTCATAAATATTTACAAATATCAGGATTCTTAAACTATAAATTAACCCATGAATTCAAAGACAGTATTGCTTCTCAGATTGGACATATTCCTTTTAATTATAAACACTTTAGGTGGGAAGGTAAACGAGGTCAAAAAAGTCAAATATTCCATATTGAAAGAGAAAAACTGTGTGACTTGGTAGCACCAGGAGGTGTAATTGGCTATGTAGTAGATGAAGCTACTAATGAGACTGGATTGAAAAAAGGTATTCCAGTTATAGCAGGAGGTTCCGACAAAGGCTGTGAAACATTAGGTGTCGGGTGTTTTGATAACTATACCGCCAGCATTTCATTAGGTTCCAACGCATCTATACAAACCACTTCTAGAAAATATTACGAAGCGCTGAGATTTATTTGTCCATTCCCAGCGGTGATACCAAAAGCTTATAATCCAGAAATACAAATATATAGAGGATATTGGATGATTTCTTGGTTCAAGAAGGAGTTTGCTCAAAAAGAAGTCACACAAGCAAAAGAATTGAATATAGCTCCAGAAGAATTGCTTAATAAAAGATTGAATGATATACCGCCAGGTTGTGATGGATTGGTATTCCAGCCTTATTGGGGGGCAGGAGCCAAGAGACCGGAAGGTAAAGGAGCAATAATAGGTTTTGATGATTATCATACAAGAATACATATATATAGGGCAATCATAGAAGGTATAGGTTTCGGATTATTTGAAGGTTTACAATATATACAGAAAAAATCTAAGATAAATATACAAAAGATTATGGTATCTGGAGGGGGTTCTCAGAGTGATGCTATATGTCAAATAACAGCAGATTTATTTAATAAACCTGTTTACAGGGTTCAGACTTACGAGACGTCTGGATTAGGTGCTGCCATTGTAGGATATGTATCAAAAGGTGAATACAATTCATTTGATGAAGCAGTTAAGAACATGGTTCATCTAAAAGATGAATTTTTACCAAACCCTGCAAATGTTCAAGTATATAAGAATATATACGACAACATTTATTCTAAGGTATATAACAAATTGAAACCCTTATATAAACAGATGCAAAAATAA
- a CDS encoding FAD-binding oxidoreductase, producing the protein MSNYKGFMPEWEHEAPPERSFRSILKWGNPTEYKCPNERLYKVIKDTFGLDDEYFKTKQGEGLDKVDMEVPVNLSEEQIQKFREIVGNDNVKLDTYTRLRVSYGNTMIDLMRLRNKIVENLPDIVLYPSNKSQIEDIVSYCSSEKIPIYCKAGGSTVTRGMEAMKGGVSLDLAVNFNKVVSFNEKNQTITVESGMQGPELERVLNNAKDTLGAKGSYTCGHFPQSFEYSGVGGWVVTRGAGQNSSYYGKIEDIVICQEYATPVGIIKTEEYPAMATGPSIDQIMIGSEGAFGVLTHVTLRVFKYMPENRIRFSYIFPSWENAQAAAREITQGEFGMPSVFRLSDPEETSLMLKLYNVEGTKLDSIMKRKGFKQMERCLFLGFTDGEIGFCKNMKKKLHKICKKYGAMYLTGYPTKQWEKGRFRDPYMRDALGDFGIVIDTMECSVTWDTMSEVHRGLREYCKARPETICLTHMSHVYPQGANLYFIFIARMEMDEYVEYQAGILDNYVKYGAAISHHHGIGKSFGPWLEHSIGENCYDIIKTLKKHFDPDNIMNPGGTLGLDVERRLLKYK; encoded by the coding sequence ATGTCAAATTATAAAGGATTCATGCCAGAATGGGAACATGAAGCTCCACCGGAAAGAAGTTTCAGATCTATACTAAAATGGGGTAATCCTACAGAATATAAATGCCCTAATGAAAGATTGTACAAAGTTATAAAAGATACTTTTGGACTGGATGATGAATATTTTAAAACAAAACAAGGTGAAGGATTAGATAAAGTTGATATGGAGGTTCCAGTCAATCTATCAGAAGAACAAATACAAAAGTTCAGAGAGATTGTTGGAAATGATAATGTCAAATTGGATACATATACAAGATTAAGGGTTTCCTATGGAAATACCATGATAGACCTTATGAGACTAAGGAATAAAATTGTTGAAAACTTACCGGATATAGTTTTATATCCAAGCAATAAATCACAGATAGAAGATATAGTCAGCTACTGTTCAAGTGAAAAAATTCCAATCTACTGTAAAGCTGGAGGTTCAACTGTAACAAGAGGTATGGAAGCTATGAAAGGTGGAGTCAGCCTTGATTTAGCTGTTAATTTTAATAAGGTTGTATCTTTCAATGAAAAGAATCAAACTATCACAGTAGAATCAGGAATGCAAGGACCAGAATTAGAAAGAGTACTTAATAATGCAAAAGACACTTTAGGAGCTAAGGGAAGTTATACTTGTGGACATTTCCCACAGTCTTTTGAGTATTCTGGTGTAGGTGGTTGGGTTGTAACCAGAGGAGCTGGTCAAAACTCTAGCTACTATGGAAAGATAGAAGATATCGTTATATGTCAAGAATATGCAACACCAGTAGGTATAATAAAAACAGAAGAGTATCCAGCAATGGCAACAGGACCTTCAATAGATCAGATTATGATTGGTAGTGAAGGAGCATTTGGTGTTCTCACTCATGTAACATTGAGAGTATTCAAATACATGCCTGAAAATAGAATCAGATTCAGCTATATATTCCCAAGCTGGGAAAACGCTCAAGCTGCTGCTAGAGAGATAACTCAAGGTGAATTCGGAATGCCTTCTGTATTTAGATTATCAGACCCAGAAGAAACCAGTCTAATGTTAAAATTATATAATGTCGAGGGAACTAAGCTTGATTCCATCATGAAGAGAAAAGGTTTCAAACAAATGGAACGATGTCTTTTCCTAGGATTCACTGATGGAGAAATCGGATTCTGTAAGAATATGAAGAAAAAGCTTCACAAGATATGTAAAAAATATGGAGCCATGTATTTGACAGGATATCCAACTAAGCAGTGGGAAAAAGGTAGATTTAGAGACCCATATATGAGAGATGCCTTAGGAGATTTCGGTATTGTCATTGATACAATGGAATGTTCAGTAACATGGGATACAATGAGTGAAGTTCATAGAGGGCTAAGAGAATATTGTAAAGCAAGACCAGAAACTATCTGTCTTACTCACATGTCTCATGTGTACCCACAAGGTGCTAACTTGTATTTCATATTCATAGCTAGGATGGAAATGGATGAATATGTAGAATACCAAGCAGGAATCCTTGATAACTATGTAAAATATGGAGCAGCTATCAGTCACCATCATGGTATTGGTAAATCATTTGGTCCTTGGTTGGAACACTCAATAGGGGAAAATTGTTATGATATAATAAAAACCCTAAAAAAACACTTTGACCCTGACAATATAATGAATCCAGGAGGAACCCTTGGATTAGATGTAGAAAGAAGACTATTGAAATATAAGTGA
- a CDS encoding manganese efflux pump MntP, producing MSIYSIVLVALSLSMDAFAVSITLGIASDNDYNLTAVKAGLSFGLFQGGMAGIGWALGCSLRRVIDPIDHWIAFLLLSAIGINFIKESKNPSLNALSIDSLKVLLTLSLATSIDALATGVTFSLLNANILIAVCLIGQITYFASVMGVFIGKSLSKSTKLQSCVNILGGIILIMIGLKILITHLINS from the coding sequence TTGAGTATATATTCTATTGTTTTAGTTGCACTAAGTCTTTCTATGGATGCTTTTGCAGTATCTATTACCCTGGGTATCGCAAGTGATAATGATTATAATCTGACTGCTGTAAAAGCAGGTTTGTCCTTTGGATTATTTCAGGGAGGGATGGCAGGAATAGGATGGGCTTTAGGTTGTTCACTTAGAAGAGTAATCGACCCTATAGACCACTGGATAGCATTTTTATTGTTATCTGCTATAGGTATCAATTTTATAAAAGAATCCAAGAATCCTTCATTGAATGCATTATCCATTGACAGCTTGAAGGTTTTACTGACTTTGTCTTTGGCAACAAGCATTGATGCTCTTGCAACTGGAGTTACTTTTTCATTGTTGAATGCAAATATACTGATAGCTGTATGTCTGATTGGACAAATTACATATTTTGCATCTGTAATGGGAGTATTTATCGGAAAGAGTCTTAGTAAAAGTACTAAACTGCAATCATGTGTCAATATTTTAGGAGGTATAATTCTTATTATGATAGGATTGAAAATTCTTATAACTCATCTTATAAATAGCTAA
- a CDS encoding ABC transporter ATP-binding protein — protein sequence MKKDNKMLKRFISYYKPHKKLFIIDMICAFLIASIDLSVPMLSRYALNDLLPKNQFRTFFLFILMLLGLYLIRSVFQYIVDFWGHILGVRMEYDMRRDLFKHLQSLSFRFYDKTRTGHIMSRMVNDLNEITELAHHGPEDLFLSLIMLIGAFFAMLFMEWRLALAVYIFIPFLVWFAIKQRTKMSRGFKNVKKKIANVNAQLESSISGIRVSKSFANEEHEMEKFTFGNKEFRASKDVAYKNMAIFSVGMGFITKILNLVVIGFGGFLIMKGTMDIMDLLAFIMYVNAFLQPIRRLSNFVQQFESGMTGFERFTELMEIEPLIKDKLGAVDLKNVTGNIDFNNVTFSYNDHEKVLNNINLNINAGRTLALVGPSGGGKTTLCHLIPRFYEVDEGMITIDGKNIKDIKVKSLRSNIGLVSQDVFLFAGTIKDNIMYGDISASEERLIEAAKNAEIHDFIMGLPDGYDTNVGERGIRLSGGQKQRISIARVFLKNPPILILDEATSALDNETEIKIQRALEKLSKGRTSLVIAHRLSTIKNADEIVVITEEGIKEKGTHEQLLASEGIYEKLYKAQFKGYIPDQI from the coding sequence TTGAAAAAAGACAATAAGATGTTGAAGAGATTTATTAGCTACTATAAACCACACAAAAAATTATTCATAATTGACATGATATGTGCTTTTTTGATAGCATCAATAGATTTATCAGTTCCAATGTTATCTAGGTATGCATTGAACGACCTACTACCCAAGAACCAGTTTAGAACCTTCTTCTTATTTATATTAATGTTATTAGGACTTTATTTGATAAGATCGGTTTTTCAGTATATCGTGGATTTCTGGGGACATATTCTAGGTGTAAGAATGGAATATGATATGAGAAGAGACTTATTCAAACATCTTCAATCATTATCTTTTAGATTCTATGATAAGACAAGAACCGGACATATAATGTCTAGAATGGTTAATGATCTGAATGAGATAACTGAGCTTGCGCACCATGGACCTGAAGACCTTTTCTTATCACTTATTATGTTAATTGGAGCTTTTTTTGCCATGTTATTCATGGAATGGAGATTAGCTCTTGCCGTATACATATTCATTCCTTTCCTTGTATGGTTTGCTATTAAGCAAAGAACAAAAATGTCAAGAGGATTCAAGAATGTCAAGAAAAAGATTGCTAATGTGAATGCTCAATTAGAAAGTAGTATTTCAGGAATAAGAGTGTCCAAATCATTTGCTAATGAAGAACATGAGATGGAAAAATTCACTTTCGGTAATAAAGAATTTAGAGCTTCCAAAGACGTCGCTTATAAAAATATGGCTATATTCAGTGTAGGTATGGGATTCATAACTAAGATTCTTAATCTGGTAGTTATAGGGTTCGGAGGTTTCCTTATCATGAAGGGAACTATGGATATAATGGATTTATTAGCCTTCATAATGTATGTTAATGCATTTTTACAGCCTATCAGAAGGTTATCCAACTTTGTTCAGCAGTTTGAATCTGGTATGACTGGATTTGAAAGATTTACTGAACTAATGGAAATAGAACCATTGATAAAAGACAAGTTGGGTGCTGTAGATTTAAAGAATGTTACAGGTAATATAGATTTCAATAACGTAACCTTTTCCTATAATGACCATGAAAAAGTGCTTAACAATATAAATCTTAATATCAATGCAGGTAGGACATTGGCGTTGGTAGGTCCTTCAGGCGGAGGTAAGACAACGTTATGCCACTTGATTCCACGATTCTATGAGGTAGATGAAGGAATGATTACTATTGATGGTAAGAATATAAAAGATATCAAAGTAAAGTCACTAAGAAGTAATATAGGCTTAGTATCTCAAGATGTATTTCTGTTTGCTGGAACTATCAAAGATAATATCATGTATGGAGATATAAGTGCTTCAGAAGAGAGACTTATTGAAGCTGCTAAAAATGCTGAGATACATGACTTCATCATGGGACTTCCAGATGGTTATGATACTAATGTAGGAGAAAGAGGTATAAGACTATCAGGAGGACAAAAACAAAGAATAAGTATAGCTAGAGTATTCCTCAAGAATCCTCCTATACTAATATTGGATGAAGCAACGTCAGCTCTTGATAACGAAACAGAGATAAAAATCCAACGTGCACTTGAAAAACTGTCAAAAGGAAGAACATCTCTCGTTATTGCACATAGATTATCTACAATAAAGAATGCTGATGAGATTGTGGTTATAACTGAAGAAGGTATCAAAGAAAAAGGTACCCATGAACAACTGCTTGCCAGTGAAGGTATATATGAAAAATTGTATAAAGCACAATTCAAAGGTTATATACCTGATCAAATCTAA
- a CDS encoding MFS transporter: MMLKEDSIFRNKNFVLLWLGQLVSVLGSNFHSLAVMWYVLEITGSPGKAGITMVFTVAPKVLLSPFTGPLADRADRKKIIVISDLINGLLVGIIAILCYSGNLELWTLYMISAFMSATSAFFSPAIGASIPSIVKKEHLVKANSLSQILRYSSSILGPALGGVLVILIGIPGLFLLNSISFLLSSFSESFIKIPRLDMSEVQESTLLSDFQEGISYTIKNKDLLHVIIVGGVIINFLFAPLSLIIAVVAKKDLNSGSDVYGTLLAAMSVGGLMMSFIIPKISKKIGNYKLMFIGLTCEGLFLIPFAFISNIYTGIISLLLLGCSFGIVNVSLGTVVQTLVPNNILGRVSSVMGILCSVTVPLGYYLGGIALEHYETGHICIFIGVITAISGLSTIRIIRNDMIDDEDDDSRICKAS; this comes from the coding sequence ATGATGTTAAAAGAAGATAGCATATTCAGAAATAAGAATTTCGTATTATTATGGTTAGGACAATTAGTTTCAGTTTTAGGCAGTAATTTTCATTCACTGGCAGTTATGTGGTATGTACTTGAAATTACTGGCTCTCCCGGAAAAGCAGGTATTACAATGGTATTTACTGTAGCACCAAAAGTGTTATTAAGTCCATTCACCGGTCCATTAGCTGATAGAGCAGATAGGAAAAAAATAATTGTCATATCCGATTTGATCAATGGATTACTTGTAGGGATAATTGCCATACTGTGCTACTCTGGCAATCTGGAATTATGGACTTTATATATGATATCTGCTTTTATGTCAGCGACTAGCGCGTTCTTTTCCCCTGCTATAGGAGCATCTATTCCATCTATTGTAAAAAAAGAACACTTGGTCAAGGCTAATTCACTATCACAAATATTAAGATATAGTTCTTCCATACTTGGTCCTGCTTTAGGTGGTGTATTAGTTATTCTTATAGGAATTCCAGGATTATTTTTACTTAATAGTATTTCATTCCTGTTATCTAGTTTTTCTGAGAGTTTTATAAAAATCCCTCGCCTGGATATGTCTGAGGTACAAGAATCAACATTACTAAGCGATTTCCAAGAAGGCATAAGTTATACAATAAAAAATAAAGACCTACTCCATGTGATTATCGTTGGAGGTGTAATCATAAACTTTTTATTCGCACCTTTGTCATTGATTATCGCTGTAGTTGCAAAAAAAGATCTTAATTCTGGCAGTGACGTATATGGTACACTTCTAGCTGCTATGTCTGTTGGTGGACTAATGATGTCTTTCATAATACCCAAGATAAGTAAGAAGATAGGTAATTATAAACTAATGTTCATAGGATTGACATGTGAAGGATTATTTTTGATACCATTTGCATTCATAAGTAATATATATACTGGTATAATATCTCTGCTCCTGTTAGGATGTTCTTTTGGAATTGTCAATGTTTCATTAGGTACAGTGGTCCAGACTTTAGTTCCTAATAATATTCTTGGTAGAGTATCAAGTGTTATGGGAATATTATGTTCAGTCACAGTCCCATTAGGATATTATCTTGGAGGTATTGCCTTAGAACATTATGAAACAGGTCATATTTGTATTTTTATAGGTGTCATAACAGCGATATCGGGACTAAGTACTATTCGTATAATAAGAAACGATATGATAGATGACGAAGATGATGATTCTAGAATATGTAAAGCAAGTTAA
- a CDS encoding RNA polymerase sigma factor, which translates to MIYNVYEQYHKEFIRYAKSLVKRKEDAFDIVQDAYVKALEREEMFDNMNDYEIKGWFFRVIKNTFIDNFRKNKKIVFCEDESIITREINMETDIYFNDMIDILPEYLKELIKLKYIDGLNSRQIGELQKVSPSTVRNRLSLAINKLRDGGYVNG; encoded by the coding sequence ATGATTTATAATGTATATGAACAATATCATAAGGAATTCATTAGATATGCAAAGAGCCTTGTCAAAAGAAAAGAAGACGCTTTTGATATTGTCCAAGATGCTTATGTTAAAGCACTTGAACGAGAAGAAATGTTTGATAACATGAATGATTATGAGATAAAAGGCTGGTTTTTCAGGGTTATCAAAAATACTTTCATAGATAATTTCAGGAAAAACAAGAAAATAGTTTTTTGTGAAGATGAGAGTATTATAACTAGGGAGATAAATATGGAAACAGATATATACTTTAATGATATGATTGATATATTACCTGAGTATCTAAAAGAATTGATCAAGTTGAAATATATTGATGGTCTTAATAGCAGACAAATAGGTGAATTACAGAAGGTATCACCTTCTACAGTACGTAATAGATTGAGTTTAGCTATTAACAAATTAAGAGATGGAGGTTATGTAAATGGGTAA
- a CDS encoding Gfo/Idh/MocA family protein — MKPVTAILIGAGDRGKDALASYALKHPEEIKFVAVAEPDDKKREQFIKAHDIPMEMAFTTWEDLLAKPKLADAALICTLDNIHYEPAKLALEKDYHILLEKPLSNNVKECVLLGELAKKYSHKVFSVCHVLRFTKFFSKLKELLDSKVIGDIVTINHNEYVGRIHQSHSFVRGNWGNSKRESPMILQKCCHDMDILLWLVGNNCKKISSFGSLDYFKEKSAPEGSPDRCIEGCPAGDTCPYNAVKIYLGDNVEWPTSVISADTSYEARKKALEEGPYGRCVFKCDNDVVDHQVVNMIFDNNVTAHLTMTAFCKDGGRHIKIMGTHGEITGDFDYDKIEIRHFPSEEIETINIEKDAGGHGGGDLGIMEDFVKLVEADGKLKGKTEASISVQSHVMAFAAEESRLTDKVITIDEFTQQVLKS; from the coding sequence ATGAAACCAGTAACAGCAATACTTATTGGAGCAGGTGACAGGGGAAAAGACGCTCTTGCTTCATATGCATTGAAACATCCAGAAGAAATAAAATTCGTTGCAGTAGCAGAACCTGATGATAAGAAACGTGAACAATTCATCAAAGCACATGATATACCAATGGAAATGGCTTTTACTACATGGGAAGATCTTCTTGCAAAACCTAAGTTAGCTGATGCAGCATTGATCTGTACACTAGATAACATTCACTATGAACCTGCAAAATTAGCCCTTGAAAAAGATTATCATATCTTACTGGAAAAACCATTATCAAACAATGTAAAAGAATGTGTCCTATTAGGAGAGCTTGCTAAGAAATATTCTCATAAAGTTTTCTCTGTATGCCATGTTCTACGCTTCACAAAATTTTTCTCCAAGCTTAAGGAATTACTTGATTCAAAAGTCATTGGTGATATTGTAACTATCAATCATAATGAATATGTTGGACGTATTCACCAGTCCCATAGTTTTGTTAGAGGTAATTGGGGTAATTCAAAACGAGAAAGCCCTATGATTCTTCAAAAATGTTGTCATGATATGGATATTCTATTATGGCTGGTAGGTAATAATTGCAAAAAAATATCCTCTTTCGGTTCTCTTGATTATTTCAAAGAGAAAAGTGCACCTGAAGGTTCACCTGACCGTTGTATAGAAGGATGTCCAGCAGGGGATACATGCCCTTACAATGCAGTAAAGATATACCTTGGCGACAATGTAGAATGGCCTACATCAGTCATAAGTGCAGATACTAGCTATGAAGCTCGTAAGAAAGCTTTAGAAGAGGGTCCTTACGGACGATGCGTATTCAAATGTGATAATGATGTAGTAGACCATCAAGTAGTTAATATGATATTTGATAATAATGTAACTGCTCACTTGACTATGACTGCATTTTGTAAAGATGGTGGACGTCATATAAAAATAATGGGTACTCATGGTGAAATAACAGGTGATTTTGATTATGATAAAATTGAAATCAGACACTTCCCTTCTGAAGAAATAGAAACCATCAATATAGAAAAAGATGCAGGTGGTCACGGTGGCGGAGACCTAGGTATAATGGAAGATTTCGTAAAACTTGTAGAAGCCGATGGAAAATTAAAAGGTAAAACTGAAGCAAGTATATCTGTCCAAAGTCATGTGATGGCTTTTGCAGCAGAAGAATCAAGACTTACTGACAAAGTCATCACAATAGATGAATTCACTCAACAAGTCCTAAAATCATAA
- a CDS encoding AraC family transcriptional regulator, which translates to MLLLEESIKIDKLYTFFYFEFAKNYVFRGERHDFWEAVYVDKGVLEVMADTRHYVLNNGQMIFHKPNEFHSLWANGEIAPNVIVFSFGCHSEAMKFFENKIIKLDVEQKSILQNFIREARRCLQDQQLKADSPFGSNQLLKLYMEQFFIHCIRNQNVQKLKESIVTKKRMEKDIAVTIEDFLKEKVNDNICLKDIVSHMSLSATYLKELFKKNYSVSIMKYYRTLRIENAKQLIRESSLTFTEIAEQMNYTSIHYFSKQFKDCVGMTPTEYAKSLVHF; encoded by the coding sequence ATGCTCTTACTAGAAGAAAGTATTAAAATCGATAAATTATATACCTTTTTTTACTTTGAATTTGCTAAAAACTATGTTTTTCGAGGAGAGAGACATGATTTTTGGGAAGCTGTTTATGTAGATAAAGGCGTACTGGAAGTTATGGCAGATACAAGACATTATGTTCTTAACAATGGTCAAATGATCTTTCATAAACCTAATGAATTCCACTCTCTATGGGCTAATGGTGAAATAGCTCCTAATGTTATTGTTTTCTCCTTTGGTTGTCATTCAGAAGCTATGAAGTTTTTTGAGAATAAAATCATCAAGCTGGATGTTGAACAAAAAAGTATATTGCAAAATTTTATTAGAGAAGCTAGAAGATGTCTGCAAGATCAACAATTGAAAGCTGATTCTCCATTTGGCTCTAATCAGTTATTGAAACTATATATGGAGCAATTTTTCATTCACTGCATACGTAATCAAAATGTCCAGAAATTAAAAGAATCCATTGTAACGAAAAAAAGGATGGAAAAAGATATAGCTGTAACTATAGAAGATTTCCTAAAAGAAAAAGTAAATGATAATATTTGTCTAAAAGATATCGTTTCACATATGAGTTTAAGTGCTACATATCTAAAGGAATTATTTAAAAAGAACTACTCTGTTTCCATTATGAAATATTATCGTACATTAAGGATTGAGAATGCTAAACAGCTTATAAGAGAATCCTCATTGACCTTTACTGAAATAGCGGAACAGATGAATTATACTTCCATCCACTATTTTTCCAAACAATTCAAGGATTGTGTAGGTATGACACCAACTGAATACGCTAAATCATTAGTTCATTTCTAG